The following are from one region of the Nocardia terpenica genome:
- a CDS encoding N-acetylglucosamine-6-phosphate deacetylase, with translation MSEGAGVRGSGDVVVRGRIVTATRQLDDGVLTVRGERVLVVESFAEWVGRHPESEAPPFAGIVVPGLVDIHCHGGFGYRFDSTDAGQARGAAEFHRAQGSTSVVAGLVTAPPDEMVAQVAMLRGLVAEGVVAGIHAEGPFLSETRCGAQDPRYLRDPDPELIDRLLAAADGQLRVMTMAPERPGFEAAARRLAAQGVVVALGHSDAPYDRFLAALAPAGPGTLVTHLANGMPPLHHRSPGPVAAGLVAAAHGRVIVELIGDGVHLDAGFGALAFATAPGRIALITDAMQAAGLADGEYRLGPQAVRVTGGVARIANGSIAGGTATLLRCLRWAVHDCGVPLADAVRAATATPAAAIGLSQVGDLRPDFYADAIVLDATLGLRRVLHHGQWLT, from the coding sequence ATGAGTGAGGGTGCGGGAGTGCGGGGTTCGGGCGACGTGGTGGTGCGTGGTCGAATCGTGACTGCCACACGACAACTCGACGACGGTGTGCTGACGGTGCGGGGTGAGCGGGTCCTGGTCGTCGAGTCGTTTGCGGAATGGGTTGGGCGGCATCCCGAGTCGGAGGCGCCGCCGTTCGCGGGGATTGTGGTGCCGGGGCTGGTGGATATCCACTGTCACGGGGGGTTCGGGTATCGGTTCGATAGCACCGATGCGGGACAGGCTCGGGGGGCCGCGGAATTCCATCGGGCACAGGGCAGTACGTCGGTGGTCGCCGGGCTGGTGACGGCTCCGCCCGACGAGATGGTGGCGCAGGTGGCGATGCTGCGGGGGCTGGTGGCCGAGGGGGTGGTTGCCGGAATTCATGCCGAGGGGCCGTTTCTGTCCGAAACGCGGTGCGGTGCACAGGATCCCCGGTATCTGCGCGATCCCGACCCCGAGCTGATCGACCGGCTGCTGGCGGCCGCGGACGGGCAACTGCGGGTCATGACGATGGCGCCCGAGCGCCCCGGCTTCGAGGCGGCCGCGCGCCGGCTCGCGGCGCAGGGCGTGGTGGTCGCCCTCGGCCACAGCGATGCGCCGTACGACCGATTCCTCGCCGCGCTCGCGCCCGCGGGGCCGGGCACGCTGGTCACCCACCTGGCCAACGGCATGCCGCCGCTGCACCACCGGTCGCCGGGGCCGGTGGCGGCGGGGCTGGTGGCCGCGGCGCACGGGCGGGTGATCGTCGAGCTCATCGGCGACGGCGTGCATCTCGACGCCGGATTCGGCGCGCTTGCCTTCGCCACCGCGCCCGGCCGGATAGCCCTGATCACCGATGCCATGCAGGCCGCCGGGCTGGCCGACGGCGAGTATCGGCTCGGCCCGCAGGCGGTCCGGGTCACCGGCGGGGTGGCGCGGATCGCCAACGGGTCGATCGCCGGTGGCACCGCCACCCTGCTGCGCTGCCTGCGCTGGGCGGTCCACGACTGCGGCGTGCCGCTCGCCGACGCGGTGCGTGCCGCCACCGCGACCCCTGCCGCCGCGATCGGATTGTCCCAGGTAGGAGACCTGCGGCCGGATTTCTACGCCGACGCGATCGTGCTGGATGCCACCCTGGGCTTGCGCCGGGTCCTGCACCATGGACAGTGGTTGACGTGA
- a CDS encoding class II fructose-bisphosphate aldolase, producing the protein MPLLSVPDLLAAARPGALAAFNVIALEHAEAIAAAAEAAKRPAVLQISENTARYHGGVAPLARACLQIAADSGAALTVHLDHATSSELIVEAVELGVSSVMYDGSTLDYAENVDSTAEVVRWCHEHGVHVEAELGEVGGKDGAHAPGARTDPDEAVAFVAATGVDALAVAVGSSHAMHTRDARLDDDLIARLAAKVPVPLVLHGSSGVPDEGLRSAVRHGMTKINIATRLNVVMAEAVRSVLAADPALADPRKYLGPGRAAVTAEVERFLHLLAAPA; encoded by the coding sequence GTGCCCCTGCTGTCCGTGCCCGACCTGCTCGCCGCCGCCCGGCCCGGCGCCCTCGCCGCGTTCAACGTGATCGCCCTGGAACACGCCGAGGCCATCGCCGCGGCGGCCGAGGCCGCGAAACGGCCTGCGGTGCTGCAGATCTCGGAGAACACCGCGCGTTATCACGGCGGCGTGGCGCCGCTGGCCCGGGCCTGCCTGCAGATCGCCGCGGACAGCGGGGCCGCGCTCACGGTGCACCTGGATCACGCCACCTCGAGCGAATTGATCGTGGAGGCGGTGGAACTCGGGGTGTCGTCGGTGATGTACGACGGGTCGACGCTGGACTACGCCGAAAATGTGGACAGCACAGCGGAAGTCGTGCGCTGGTGCCACGAGCACGGGGTGCACGTGGAGGCGGAGCTCGGCGAGGTCGGCGGGAAGGACGGCGCGCACGCGCCCGGCGCGCGCACCGATCCGGACGAGGCGGTCGCCTTCGTCGCGGCCACCGGGGTGGACGCGCTCGCGGTGGCGGTCGGCTCCTCCCACGCCATGCACACCCGCGATGCCCGCCTGGACGACGACCTCATCGCCCGCCTCGCCGCCAAGGTCCCGGTCCCGCTGGTCCTGCACGGCTCCTCCGGCGTCCCCGACGAGGGCCTGCGATCGGCCGTCCGGCACGGCATGACCAAGATCAATATCGCCACCCGCCTGAATGTGGTGATGGCCGAAGCCGTCCGCAGCGTCCTCGCCGCCGACCCCGCCCTCGCCGACCCCCGCAAGTACCTCGGGCCGGGCCGGGCCGCGGTCACCGCGGAGGTCGAGCGCTTCCTGCACCTGCTCGCCGCACCGGCGTGA
- a CDS encoding SIS domain-containing protein produces the protein MPTSAERIPETHLAAEVATQPDDWARAASVAAEHAALLPQPGERVAVFGCGTSLFMSRAISALRESAGHGLTDAWPASEVRYRDYDRYLVICRSGTTTEVVDAMRAIPKGVPRTVICSSPGTPVLDLADPILIDEIDEKSVVQTRFATTALAILRWHLGEDLAPVIAQARAVLAEDPEPGLAGVRRAEQISFVGMGFAAAIADEAGLKLRESCQSWTEGYLATEYRHGPISIAAPGRAVWAFGPVAESLPDDIKSTGAHFEHRDIDPMADLVRVHRLCMLRAADLGLDPDHPRSLNRSVILG, from the coding sequence GTGCCGACCTCTGCCGAGCGAATCCCCGAAACCCATCTGGCCGCCGAGGTGGCCACACAACCCGACGACTGGGCGCGCGCCGCGTCCGTCGCCGCCGAGCACGCCGCGCTGCTGCCGCAGCCCGGTGAGCGGGTGGCCGTCTTCGGGTGTGGCACCTCGCTTTTCATGTCCCGCGCCATCTCCGCGCTGCGCGAGTCCGCCGGTCACGGTCTGACCGACGCCTGGCCCGCCAGCGAGGTGCGCTACCGCGATTACGATCGCTACCTGGTGATCTGCCGTTCCGGCACCACCACCGAGGTGGTCGACGCCATGCGCGCGATCCCGAAGGGCGTGCCGCGCACCGTCATCTGCTCCAGCCCCGGTACCCCGGTGCTCGACCTGGCCGACCCGATCCTCATCGACGAGATCGACGAGAAGTCCGTGGTGCAAACGCGTTTCGCGACCACGGCGCTGGCGATCCTGCGCTGGCATCTGGGCGAGGACCTGGCCCCGGTGATCGCGCAGGCCCGCGCGGTGCTGGCCGAGGACCCCGAGCCCGGGCTCGCCGGTGTCCGCCGGGCCGAGCAGATCAGTTTCGTCGGAATGGGTTTCGCCGCCGCGATCGCCGACGAGGCGGGGCTCAAGCTGCGCGAGTCCTGCCAGTCCTGGACCGAGGGCTACCTGGCCACCGAGTACCGGCACGGCCCGATCAGCATCGCGGCGCCGGGGCGCGCGGTGTGGGCGTTCGGCCCGGTGGCCGAGAGCCTGCCCGACGACATCAAGTCCACCGGAGCGCATTTCGAGCATCGCGACATCGACCCGATGGCCGATCTGGTGCGCGTGCACCGGCTGTGCATGCTGCGCGCGGCGGATCTGGGCCTGGACCCGGACCATCCGCGCAGCCTGAATCGCTCGGTGATCCTCGGGTGA
- a CDS encoding carbohydrate ABC transporter permease: protein MKTGHRSTATLRALPWIGPALVLIAAIVAFPAAYMIWTSTRKLTSYGQDLGPAGMANYQRLFGIGALGSVLVHTVIWVIAVVLITLLLSAALAQFLNKNFPGRTAVRLAVLVPWAASVVMTTTVFEYMLDPDVGIANRFLVDIGVLHRGFGFTKQPVPAFITAMAIAVFVSIPFTTYTILAGLQSIPAELNEAGRVDGASAWQRYRYLTLPQLRPAIAVAAIINIINVFNSLPILQVITGSIAGFSADTTTTLTFKLIQQNQQLDTAAALSVLNFVLIAVIIAVYVKLIRPAGEEAR from the coding sequence ATGAAAACCGGGCACCGATCCACGGCGACGCTGCGGGCGTTGCCGTGGATCGGCCCCGCGTTGGTGCTGATCGCCGCGATCGTCGCCTTCCCCGCCGCGTACATGATCTGGACCTCCACCCGGAAGCTGACCTCCTACGGTCAGGACCTGGGCCCGGCGGGAATGGCCAACTACCAGCGGCTGTTCGGGATCGGCGCGCTGGGCAGCGTGCTCGTGCACACGGTGATCTGGGTGATCGCCGTCGTGCTGATCACCCTGCTGCTCTCGGCCGCCCTGGCGCAGTTCCTGAACAAGAACTTCCCGGGCCGCACCGCGGTACGGCTGGCGGTGCTGGTGCCCTGGGCGGCCTCGGTGGTGATGACGACGACGGTCTTCGAGTACATGCTCGACCCGGACGTCGGCATCGCCAACAGGTTCCTGGTCGACATCGGCGTGCTGCATCGGGGTTTCGGGTTCACCAAACAACCGGTCCCGGCGTTCATCACGGCCATGGCGATCGCGGTGTTCGTGTCCATCCCGTTCACCACGTACACCATCCTGGCCGGGCTGCAATCGATTCCCGCCGAGCTGAACGAGGCGGGCCGGGTCGACGGGGCGAGCGCGTGGCAGCGGTACCGCTATCTGACGCTGCCGCAGCTGCGCCCGGCGATCGCGGTCGCGGCGATCATCAACATCATCAATGTGTTCAACTCGCTGCCCATCCTGCAGGTGATCACCGGCAGCATCGCCGGATTCTCCGCCGACACCACGACCACGCTGACCTTCAAGCTGATTCAGCAGAACCAGCAGCTGGACACCGCGGCCGCGCTGAGCGTGCTGAACTTCGTGCTGATCGCGGTGATCATCGCGGTCTATGTGAAACTGATCCGCCCGGCCGGCGAGGAGGCGCGGTGA
- a CDS encoding extracellular solute-binding protein: MKRPLRGALSAFALLTGLALTISSCGFGGNKSDSSDPKTLSFLVPSYSDGTKSEWDSIIADFHRQNPDITVNLQVESWTQIPDVVRTDLQSESSTPDILNIDAYSTYASDGKLYPANQIVDNSVLSDLQPSFVKNASINGTQWALPLFASTRTLFYNTDLFAKAGITAPPKTWAELTDDAKKIAALGGGVYGYGLPLGKEETQAETSLWTFGAGGSWSDGNKITVDTPQNLEGVQALKAIADAGVTEPNPGSTNRTPLINVFIQGKIGMIEGLPPLINMIQQQNPGLKYATAPTPTKDGAPVTLGVADHLMAFKKKTDKTAAIKKFLDFFYQSKVYSTFVKAEHFIPVTTSGVQAMADDPVVKAFAATMPVAKFYPSNDPKWAAVEGAMKQQLGTVTQGADPATVLKAVQQAAS, translated from the coding sequence GTGAAACGTCCACTCCGCGGCGCACTTTCGGCATTCGCGCTGCTCACCGGCCTAGCGCTGACGATCTCCTCGTGCGGGTTCGGTGGCAACAAGTCGGACAGCTCGGACCCGAAGACCCTGTCGTTCCTCGTCCCGTCCTACAGCGACGGCACCAAGTCCGAGTGGGACAGCATCATTGCCGATTTTCATAGGCAGAACCCGGACATCACGGTGAATCTGCAGGTGGAGTCGTGGACCCAGATTCCCGATGTGGTCCGCACGGACCTGCAGTCGGAGTCGAGCACACCCGACATCCTCAATATCGACGCGTACTCCACCTACGCCTCCGACGGCAAGCTGTACCCGGCCAACCAGATCGTGGACAACTCGGTGCTGAGCGACCTGCAGCCCAGCTTCGTCAAGAACGCCTCGATCAACGGAACCCAATGGGCGCTACCGCTGTTCGCCTCCACCCGCACGCTGTTCTACAACACCGACCTGTTCGCCAAGGCGGGCATCACGGCCCCGCCGAAGACCTGGGCCGAGCTGACCGACGACGCCAAGAAGATCGCGGCGCTCGGCGGCGGCGTGTACGGCTACGGCCTGCCGCTGGGCAAGGAGGAGACCCAGGCGGAGACGTCGCTGTGGACCTTCGGCGCGGGCGGCAGCTGGTCCGACGGCAACAAGATCACCGTCGACACCCCGCAGAATCTGGAGGGCGTGCAGGCGCTGAAGGCGATCGCCGATGCCGGTGTGACCGAACCGAACCCGGGCTCCACCAACCGCACCCCGCTCATCAACGTCTTCATCCAGGGCAAGATCGGCATGATCGAGGGCCTGCCGCCGCTGATCAACATGATCCAGCAGCAGAACCCGGGCCTGAAGTACGCCACCGCCCCGACGCCGACCAAGGACGGAGCGCCGGTCACCCTCGGCGTCGCCGACCATCTGATGGCGTTCAAGAAGAAGACCGACAAGACCGCCGCGATCAAGAAGTTCCTCGACTTCTTCTACCAGTCGAAGGTGTACAGCACGTTCGTCAAGGCCGAGCACTTCATTCCGGTCACCACCTCCGGCGTGCAGGCCATGGCCGACGACCCGGTGGTGAAGGCGTTCGCCGCGACCATGCCGGTGGCCAAGTTCTACCCGAGCAACGACCCGAAGTGGGCCGCCGTGGAGGGCGCCATGAAGCAGCAGCTGGGCACCGTCACCCAGGGTGCCGACCCCGCGACGGTGCTGAAGGCCGTTCAGCAGGCGGCGAGTTGA
- a CDS encoding hexose kinase, which produces MILTVTMNPAYDMTYRVERLERGRVHRVLSVEQRIGGKGINVSRVLNQLGKYSRATGFADHLFSAAAELELPVDFVHALPWVRRTVVISESADGTATSLWEPGARVSDPYAVDQLLVRVAGFLPDVSGMVVSGSLPGGVSDTVPAQLARAGLERGVPTVCDVDGRALELAAQVPGVVLMPNREELERLTGSDSGTPAEVVRAVRPLLDGGARAVLATRGADGMIAVTGSGAWSATLPESVSGNPTGAGDAAAAAVIAGLADNPKPDWPALLVDAIATSAAAVVIPVAGEIDRSLRARLAPTVTVTELSSST; this is translated from the coding sequence GTGATCCTCACCGTGACCATGAACCCCGCCTACGACATGACCTACCGCGTGGAGCGTCTCGAGCGCGGCCGGGTGCATCGGGTGCTGTCGGTCGAACAGCGCATCGGGGGCAAGGGCATCAATGTCAGCCGAGTGCTGAACCAGCTCGGAAAGTATTCGCGCGCAACGGGGTTCGCCGACCACCTGTTCTCGGCGGCGGCCGAGCTGGAGCTACCGGTGGACTTCGTGCACGCCCTGCCGTGGGTGCGGCGCACGGTCGTGATCAGCGAATCCGCCGACGGCACCGCCACCTCGCTCTGGGAGCCGGGCGCCCGGGTCAGCGACCCGTACGCCGTCGACCAGCTGCTGGTGCGGGTGGCGGGATTCCTGCCGGACGTGAGCGGGATGGTGGTGTCGGGATCGCTGCCCGGCGGCGTCTCCGACACGGTCCCGGCCCAGCTCGCCCGCGCCGGGCTCGAGCGCGGCGTGCCCACCGTCTGCGACGTGGACGGCCGCGCGCTGGAACTGGCCGCGCAGGTGCCCGGGGTGGTGCTGATGCCGAATCGGGAGGAGCTCGAGCGGCTCACCGGGTCGGACTCCGGGACCCCGGCGGAGGTGGTGCGCGCCGTGCGGCCGCTGCTCGACGGCGGGGCGCGGGCGGTGCTCGCCACCCGCGGCGCGGACGGCATGATCGCGGTCACCGGTTCGGGCGCGTGGTCGGCGACGCTGCCGGAGTCGGTGTCCGGGAATCCGACCGGTGCGGGCGACGCCGCGGCCGCCGCCGTGATCGCCGGGCTCGCCGACAACCCGAAACCGGACTGGCCCGCACTGCTGGTCGACGCCATCGCGACGTCGGCGGCGGCCGTGGTCATTCCGGTCGCGGGTGAGATCGACCGTTCGCTGCGCGCCCGGCTGGCGCCGACCGTGACGGTCACCGAGTTGTCCAGCTCTACCTAG
- a CDS encoding ROK family protein, with translation MTTVGPDDLVLAVDVGGTTTKGEITDVAGRVLNTATVATPRGEAAFDAMGELGAGLLAELPAAQRDRVARAAVIMPGIVDSARSLAVFSSNIGWRDVKVGSRFHDLWRMPVLIEHDVTVAGWAEWRYGAGRGSDDVCVIILGTGISGTLSVAGRLVRGGAGQAGEYGHIPVRYRDGLRCPCGNVGCVETVASGAAIARAYTARTGREIPGAEAVFAARDTDPDARAVLADAVDALAEGLFGVIHAACPALIVLGGGLAGAGTTLTDALHHRLTELLRVAPVPRVVLGEFGARAGLVGAALFARAGALE, from the coding sequence GTGACCACCGTCGGACCCGACGATCTGGTGCTCGCCGTCGATGTCGGCGGCACCACGACCAAGGGCGAGATCACCGATGTTGCCGGGCGAGTGCTGAATACGGCCACGGTCGCCACGCCGCGCGGGGAGGCCGCCTTCGACGCCATGGGCGAGCTGGGGGCCGGGTTGCTGGCCGAACTGCCTGCCGCGCAGCGTGATCGGGTGGCCAGGGCGGCGGTGATCATGCCCGGCATCGTCGACTCCGCCCGCTCGCTGGCGGTGTTCAGCTCCAATATCGGCTGGCGAGATGTGAAGGTGGGCAGCAGGTTTCACGACCTGTGGCGGATGCCGGTGCTGATCGAGCACGACGTCACCGTCGCGGGCTGGGCGGAATGGCGATACGGCGCCGGCCGCGGCAGCGACGACGTGTGCGTGATCATTCTGGGCACCGGCATCAGCGGGACCCTGTCCGTCGCCGGGCGCCTGGTGCGCGGCGGCGCCGGACAGGCCGGCGAGTACGGGCACATCCCGGTGCGGTACCGGGACGGATTGCGGTGTCCGTGCGGCAATGTGGGCTGCGTGGAGACGGTGGCCTCCGGCGCCGCCATCGCGCGCGCCTACACCGCCCGCACGGGCCGCGAAATCCCCGGCGCCGAGGCGGTTTTCGCCGCCCGAGACACCGACCCGGACGCCCGCGCGGTACTCGCCGACGCCGTCGACGCCCTCGCCGAGGGTCTGTTCGGCGTCATCCACGCCGCCTGCCCCGCCCTGATCGTCCTCGGCGGCGGCCTAGCCGGGGCAGGCACAACCCTGACCGACGCCCTCCACCACCGCCTCACCGAACTACTCCGCGTCGCCCCCGTCCCCCGAGTAGTCCTGGGCGAATTCGGCGCCCGCGCAGGCCTTGTCGGCGCCGCCCTGTTCGCCAGAGCAGGAGCACTCGAATGA